The nucleotide sequence AAGAAACCgggtttatttataaaaaggTCTACTAAAAATATGGGGAAAGTTACTACATGACTTACacaaatcacaagttcatgtgttttgcgatttatatctattttaacTATTTTGATGATGAAACTTTGTTgattaatgttgggaacattgttgatttgaattttaaaagaaaatgatacgcttataagcgtggccacctccagttacagaggaaactctggcgaaacttttacaaaatataacacttggaaatatttttggtAACAAGTGTTATAAACacatttttaacttattttcccaaataaacttcgccatgatttttattacgaaacttccaagtgtcggagatgggaatttcacaaaataaaacttgctaaaatatatatttagtatatattttttcataacaacacttgtgagatttttatgattattttgtgaactacgtaaatattatttttagggtaaaaataatattactgaatatcaacgactccaaaataatacgaacgccttcacaataattatttaagttacaccggtattattattaccacacgaactgtaactgtaacttacgtatttttagaaaatactcataagtgtgtattttgacaaggaaattattttgggaaaattatatgtaataaaatataatatttttggaaaaaatatttatattttggagaaagaatTAGAATATATTATAAGTGAGacataataatatatttcgaagttatacgaacgcacatgtattaaaacccccatccttgggaaggaatatatttaccaaataattacgaaatgtaattacgaaatagttgtctaactatttcctaaagacattaaaccttaaactaaggcacggccgtccgtctaatagaagttagtacgtctaggtcgttgcacagcagaTCGTCTGGGAGATACTTTgtagagacgcacttcggtgagttcatgtcccccttttctcttaactgttttcagttttctaaactgcgggggtgaaatacatgttactatgattacgagtactttttacatggtatggttagcgtaaggagggttactacttagatcatgtgagtgggtaggcgtgaactgaaggccattaatcctcagagtaggaccgagggacagtagcggtagatctatctgggtgtagcgagcccagccccaggcccagcaaaacggacctcggggtgactttgtgcccaacgcaaaatatgctaggtttgagtcttcctactgcacatcacacatatcaatggccttgcaaaccattggtgatctctttatttccttatttgctatataccagggtttttatacatacaaaggtttttacttactcactacacatgaactcgctcaacaatttttgttgatttttccaacttacatgtatttcagggaattaaggattcTGACACGGTATGCTTCGTTTTCGCGCTGCGCTAAAGTTACGGGATCATCCacgtttagggattgcgactttttcctggacgagtcgcaagtcttaaacggtgtttatTTTAAAGTTTATGGTTGTGTCTTAAGAACAATGTTTTCATTTGgtaggttgtaatttccgttgcatgtgtcaacacTTTGAGACAATGTTGTTACTTTTGTTGTTAAGACTTTAATGGATgattctgcatggttttactttcatatagctatgttatgattaagctatggtattaagaagtcacaccaaataaacccacgcttccgcaaagccagggtgtgacagcttggtatcagagctctgatcatagcgaactaggattccttctcgagtctagactttgatcactagggctctcatgaaaacatttttacactgcataccacttaagtccagatccaaaacgtttttacaaataaaagttgagcacattttatttattagttatggctcagtctgggaggctgaggctcggtttgggaggccgaggtagttgtctagtgggactagggagtcagtctgggaggctgggagagttgtctagtgggactagggagtcagtctgggaggctgggagaattgtctagtgggactagggagtcagtctgggaggctgggaagttaatctagtgggactagggagtcagtctgggaggctgggaggctagtgggactaggagaactatttgattgcttattggtgactaatgtgtttatctgactatatgattgattatttgtgcatatttgtgtttgtgttacagacaccatggattCATCCGGTATAGAAGGGTCGGACACTACTGACCGTATACACATTGTATCAGACGACCGGGAGTCATCAGAGCGAGAGGTGTACACTTCGGACACCAGTACAGacgacgacgatttccagccGTTTGCACTACCCAATGCCGTGattgagcccgctgatggccccaTCACTGGGGATTTGCCGCTTgtggagatccctgctcccataccccTTGCCATGTACCCTGTTATTGGTATGCCTCTAGACGTAGTCGTTGACGACAACGTCGATTTGTTTGACGAGGAGCCACTAGAGGATGACGTTGAGGGCGAGACCCTTATAGCTGCCGACGATCTCTTGCTTCTCGCAGATGCTcctgctgaggagtcacctgcccATTCACCTATCCcggactctttcgagtctgtggcatcGGCACCATCACACGCGCAGGGCGCGCAGCACTACTCACATGATTCAGACCCCGATAGGGCGTCATCTGCTGCACCTGCCCCTGCCCCGAGTTTTGCTATTGATCACGACATTGATGAGGATTCCGACCTCGTCTTCCCACCTGGGTTCGATCCAGACCAGGACATTGAGTTTATACAcctagatcagcccatggaggacctAGTTGATCCTGTTGACCCTGCGTTTGCTGACCCCGCAGATTTCGAGATGGAGtttgacgacccggagcctgctgtggcccccgagccagtagttgctccagaccccgtgttcgagcatgaccctattcatgctgatgtacccattgttgatcctttgattgctgatgtacctatcgatgatcatcctattgttgctccactaTTGGAGGATGAGCATGTTGTTGATGCTCAGGTCATTGCCCCTCACATTGTTGATATACCCGCTGAGCCTGATGTTGTTGCTCCTTTTCCTGACCCGGTGCCTCTAGAGCCCGACCATGCACTCTTTGCGACTCATGTCGACCCTCAGTATGCGCACACCCGGAATGGGTGGACAGAGGACGATGATGATTTTCCACCTTTTGTGGTACCAGTTACACCTGTTTCAGCACCAGCTTCAGCTCCTTTTGATGCACCCCTGTTTCACACATACACTGCTGATGCTCACCGCACAGACCTGCCCATCACATTTCTCCAGGAGATCCCTCCACCAcgtcctggagagggctcttctcGTCAGCCTTTCGGCCATGCACCTTTTCTGTCTGGAGGAGACCAGTTTGTACCACGGGTCTCTCATCATACTGCTGTTCCCCCTGTTGCACCGTTTACTGTGCCACCTTTGACTCCAGCTAGTGAGCCTTTTCTTTGGATATCACCACCCATCATGCCACCATCCGATCCTTATCATCCTTTTCACATGGGTTATTCTGTAGAGGACATTCTCATGTTATTTATGATCCAGCATGAGGCACTTACTCGTCGCgtgcaggagcttgagagagctcagcgaccatCAAGCCAGTGCCCTCCTCACCCTGCGATATCGCATCCCCCTCGACCGTTATCTCCTGATTCTGCTGCTCGTTTCTAGACTCAGGAGCAGCAGCTAGCGTATCTTTTGCGTTCTCaccgagccatggaggaggattggctttaCATGCGCCGTTTGTTCTATTCTCATTTTCCCcccctccaccgccatcagcgtaGGGCTATTTTGTACAGCACGGGTGGACTTTtgttgagaagacggcgattgcacaGATTGCACAGCTTTTTGGAGACTGCATATTGATCATGACTTTTGTTGTTATGTGTATGGGATATTGTTGACATTGATTTGatattttggactggggtgatgtagcccttagtcgttgaTGTTGTATGTTACAGTTATGTACTTGTAAACTTTActttgtggtctcgatttattgcaatcgcagtattctcatcatatgtgatgcttgattgattatttatgttctataacatgggatgttgtgtgattgatttatttataacatgggatgttatgtgattggtttttttaacatgagatgttatgtactactACTATCGTTATATACGTACActttactatgacctgaccaacgtgaaccatcttttagaagatgtcACCGAGACGCCAAgcacgcatgcctaccaacgaggcagaacttcagcaggtcatcgctgccgccattgcgcaatacgccgcctctcaaggaggaactagcagaagtaattctggcaataccggcaacaacaatccgcctcatggtaatactaagttattaagacataccatgatacaattggatatctctagcaagtttgctaatgccattcatatattgtaacgtatgtgcagggtgcacctacaagcagttcttagactgcaagcctgtcaactttgatggcaccggaggtgctgttgcttttgttcgATGGGCCGAGAAGACAGAGTcagttctccgcatgagcaaatgcgctccagaccagcaagttacctacatttcGGGGCTActcttggacggagccctgtcatggtggaatttacaagtccaaacccttggtgaagccgctgcctacgcaatgacatggactgagctgaaagagctcatgtgaagaaagtattgctctcgcgctgaaattcaaaggttggaaactgagttttggcatttgaagatggaaggtccgaaaatcgcagagtatgttcaaaggtttcacgatctgtcacatgtggtaccttatatggtcacaccagaattcaagcggattgagcgcttcatttagggtttagctcctcaaatcgtaagtatggtgacttcttcaaagccggcaacaatcactgaggcgatcgatctgagcgtagctctcacagaggaggctatccgcctaaacaagttttctgatgatgagccaaagaagaaggagactcacgtcgagtcatccgAGGGTAACAAACGAAAGTTCTCGAATTTCAAACAAGGCACAAGCAGTGATGGCAGAAAAGGAGAGTCAAGCACGCCGGCTCAAGCTACAGCCGGTGGtggaaggaaaggaaagggatatatgggtacacatcccaagtgcaacacctgccaacgtcaccattctggccggtgtgggtcaaaagtatgtgaagcatgtGGGAAGGCTGGCCACTCGAAGAATTCatgttgggccactgttggccggggaggccaaggaggatttgggaattGATGTGTTGCAAACACATCTTATTTTCCTTGTGtattttgtatattattttaatagtttagagtcatttttataatatttagacatatattttattatttattattattacaggTCCCGGTAtgaaaaaaaagattaaatatgAGCCTAAGCGATCAATAAACTTGAAGTGGAAAATATGTCATGAAAGTTCAAGGAATCGAGAGTTTTGAATAAATAAAGCTGGAAGTTGGAGGGTTGAACTGCAATAAAAGAAAAGCTATTTAAAAATAGCTTAGTGAACTCAAGGGACTAAAACTTGCAATACATTGAAAGTGTATTAATTCAAAAGCATgccattacaaaacaaactgcaGTTGACCGAGCAATTTATATGTTGACCACATATTGGTTTTTTATGGGCTGTTAACATGTGGAAAGGATCCGTATGTCTTTCAAAGCCATACAAATAATATAGATCGCACAAGGGCCGCTGTGCCAATATATGAGAACATGTTTTTAGTGGGCCAACCCTAATACTAGTGGTGGACGACTAAAAGGAGAGGTGGCTATTTATTGATCGAAATACATCAGTTGAGGGGGTGACGCACGAAGAAAAGACAGGAGATTGACGGCTGTTTTTAGGCGACAAGAGGAGAAAGAAAAAAGAATTGGTTAAGGGTTCAAGCCGTAATCAAGATTCATGTCCGGGTTTACAATTCATTAGTGTTTAGTTTTAATaactttgtgttttttttaaaaaacttgaTACTATGTTTTGTTTATCGTTTGAGACTTGTTCCTTTTTAGTGACTATGATCCTTGGCTAGTTCTTTCATGCTACCTAGGTTTTAGATGATGACTATTTGACTTTGGATTTTGGCTTGGTTGTGAATATTATTGTTGGATTTATATTTTAGTTAAAAGACTTGTTTATGATTCTATGATGTCTGTGCGTACTTTTTGCTAATTTATAATCTTTTAATGTTTCATGAGCAACTTAGTGAATGTCTTTCATGTTTGGGTGCTCATTAGAATTACTTGCTTTGTGCTTGTAGTTTTCTTTATGGTTTTAGGCCTGAATTCCATAGAAACATTAATTGAGAGTTTAGAGGTAATAAGTATTCTTCTTATTCTATGGCAGAGAGATCTGGTAGGTAGTCAGGTTTGTCTTTGGTATTAGGGGTTGAGTTCAAACGCTGAGAAATCGGGTTTTCTTATACTTCCTTTTATTCTTTGCTTATCTGAGTCATAGATTGAATTTACAGGTTACTCCTTGCACTTCAGGGTGTATTGTGATTGGAAAGTGAGAAATCTAAGTCAATCTAGCGAGTACTTTAGTATAGTTGGAGAGGACGAGAGTCAATCCAACCATCCAGTGAGTTTATAGACCTTTAGGTTTCCTTGTAGGCCTGGCCGAGAAATCAGGGGTTTATTAGGTTAATTGAGGTTAAAATATTTTTAGATCCTGGTTCCAACATAGTTTCCATAGCTAAGTCAATTCCAACTTCATAAGTAAGATTCGAAGCCTAGGTAGTTCTTTCTCATCATTACCTGTTTTCAGCCAGTTCACCATCTCAGTAGGTTAAACCCTTAGTTCATTTAGATTattagtttaattagttaaaacTTCAAACccaaaaatacaaattaaaaccggttaagtaattagttgagtcagagtctagttagcgtcgctagtgtctcgtgggttcgatactcggacttcattaggctttattacgtacgataggtacacttgcctgtcagtggtctagcatttagagagtcttagtttataaatttaaaactagggtgtctaggtTTAGGTTAGTAGTTTTTATAGACCGCATTTGCACATCAaatttttggcgccgttgccagggaaTAAGAAGAATACTTATTACCTCGAGTTTGTGTCTAGTAGTAGTGTGTCGAgtctttatttttgtaaatattttttattagatagttttttttttctttcttctatCTACTTTGTGCTGTTTTTGCTACTCTCTTCATGGCAGGTTATCATAGCGAGTACCTTCCCTATGTTAGGGAGTTCGTGGAATCATGTCAAGTGTTCGCTCAGATAACATCAACAGCACAGGACCAAGGAGATCCAAGGTTTCCCAGAATGCTTGCCATTCTTGAGCGAATGTTTGAGACACTAGGTCAGATGTTGAGGGAAGGAATGAATCAACATGTATATCCAAGGTGTCAGGACTGTGGTGGACCGCACTGGTATGAAGATTGTCCTGTTTACGTGAATCAAAAGAAAAATCAAAGTACAATATGGTCTACATGGGATGATTACTATGATAATGATATTGGCTTTGAAAGCtatggagaagaagaagaagtagtaGTAGAGATAAAAGTGGTTGGAGAGGAGCTTCCCAATAATCTAGAGTTGTCTGATATAGGACTGGAGACGACAACGGACGATTCAGTCCCACCTCCGGTTCAACAGGACGTGACACCTAATTGGTATTCCATGCCATGGTATTACGGTCCCGAACCCACTAATGACGACTTCTGGAATGATGATGAAAGAGAAGACATGGATGAGCCACTTGACAGGATGGAAAATGAGAGAGGGATGCATATACCATCTTGGGAGGATGAGTTTGGTGATGAGTTGGTTGGTTTACCAACTCTTGAAGAGGGAGAATTTGACCCGGTTGGTGATCTAGCATATCTAGAGACATTACTTGAAAAGAAGCCAACCATGGagatcaaacaaataccaaacatAGAAGAAGAGAAAGTGGCTGAAGAATTGGATAGCTGGCCCCTAAAGGTTTTAGATGTTGGATTGCCACCCACACCAACAAGAACACGGGAAAAGGCACGAATAAAATGCTTGGATCAACATATCGTGAGGGTGCAAAGATGGTGCAAACAGAAGCATAAGGGGAAACTGAAGTGCAGAGACAACCATCTTCCTCGTTACATTCATTGTATCAGATTTGGTCCAGGTAAATTTAAATTTTGGTGGGTTGACCGGTTTGAATGTCTTAAAATATTTTCTAGTTTCATCGTTAGTTTCTTAATAAATAACGATGAACAATTAAAACTAAACGGGTTAGACCGGGGTTGGATAAAGGAGAAGCCTCCTGATTGAGTTCAAATGTGAggaggttttgtagagtttgtatagaGTTGTAGTTTTTGAGTCAGTTTTTGTTTAGATtcggtactgctttggtttttGCCTGTTTTTGTATATGCAGGTTTggatatgtaccacccgtactcaatctctaTTCGGGTGTTTTTGGAGCTGCTTAGCAAATTTCAAGGAATTTACCAAGTGTACTAGTCagagtcaaagccgatcgcgaatgaaatgctatacgatcgagctggattggacgagagtgTTTGGAGCTTACGCATTAtttaaccagctaagtcctttccaatttGCCATAgtcttttatttcttatttatttttagtttttttgagtcggtttccatcctacattgagggcaatgtagagtttaagtgtggggatgggaactatCGTTTAGTGTCTAGTTAGTGAGTCGTTTGAgtcataaaatttgaaaaatacaaaaaaattaaaaaattttaaaagttaaaaaaaaattgaaaaaaattgaaaatgtctCTTGATTAAGatgtttgcaaaataaaaacggaaaatgatagaaaaatcAGATATG is from Helianthus annuus cultivar XRQ/B chromosome 9, HanXRQr2.0-SUNRISE, whole genome shotgun sequence and encodes:
- the LOC110913799 gene encoding proline-rich protein 36-like produces the protein MDSSGIEGSDTTDRIHIVSDDRESSEREVYTSDTSTDDDDFQPFALPNAVIEPADGPITGDLPLVEIPAPIPLAMYPVIGMPLDVVVDDNVDLFDEEPLEDDVEGETLIAADDLLLLADAPAEESPAHSPIPDSFESVASAPSHAQGAQHYSHDSDPDRASSAAPAPAPSFAIDHDIDEDSDLVFPPGFDPDQDIEFIHLDQPMEDLVDPVDPAFADPADFEMEFDDPEPAVIAPHIVDIPAEPDVVAPFPDPVPLEPDHALFATHVDPQYAHTRNGWTEDDDDFPPFVVPVTPVSAPASAPFDAPLFHTYTADAHRTDLPITFLQEIPPPRPGEGSSRQPFGHAPFLSGGDQFVPRVSHHTAVPPVAPFTVPPLTPASEPFLWISPPIMPPSDPYHPFHMGYSVEDILMLFMIQHEALTRRVQELERAQRPSSQCPPHPAISHPPRPLSPDSAARF